In Kryptolebias marmoratus isolate JLee-2015 linkage group LG2, ASM164957v2, whole genome shotgun sequence, the genomic stretch TGTTGCCTTCCATATTTTAGTCTGTAAACGTTTTAGTGCCTATAGCAACGTCACtgcttcagctgtcagaaagTTCAAACTTTATGTTCCTTTATGTGTTATGTATATGTTTGGGATTTTTCTGTATAGTTCAGCACATGAAGGTGGAGTCAGCAGCCAGTAATCCAGGAAAATGTCTGTCTTAACGTAATCTCTGATGTTTTCCTGACTGTAATAATGTCAATTCTGATTTCTAACTTCAAGTCATGTTAGTTTTGAgtcaaatgacaacaaaatgacatcaaaaaagtcaaataaaagtcAAATCGAGCTTTATTTCTGAGGCACATTTCATGCATAAAGCAGCCCAATGTGCTTTctgttaattattattaaatctgaaaacacaaaatgacaaatgaacacaaagaagaaggaaaaaaaaaaaagtcaaacttgtgTTAAAAAGTGATTAAGATGAGACTTTACAACTCCAGAAAtctaaatgttgatttttcacattttaaatgtgaagaaagTCTTCTTCTGTGGTATTAATGTTGTTCCCAGTAGCATAAAAACCACCTGACTGGGTTTAAAGTGATCAGCTTCGTgtcagtttcctgtttcctgctggtggctgcagccatcttggtttctgtggttcagcagctgaaactctcggactttctttcaaaataaaacccacacgGTTGTTTGATTGGGTGGAAGCAGGGGTCTGCAGCCTTTTTGATCAAAAACACCTTTTCCCCCACAATATAAAACCTGCTGGAagaataaagattaaataactGGAATAATTCAACCCAACTGTGaagattttctttaataacaAGAATAactttcatttaattaaactttgattCTTATTCTGATTCTAAAACTTAACATGTTTgtaaatctttgtgtttttctttcagcatattgatataaatgtgttaaaattaataattttaatggATAGATGGGAAATTGTATTTACATCTTGCAGAAAACTGGACAGGAGAgctgctacgtttagcttttccTCCTGTggttctaaataaaaatgtttattttggttatttttggtcaaaactacaaaaaggaACCAAAGAGCCTCTCGTGGCCCCTGAGCCGtgggttgcagacccctggaaTAGACGGAGGTTGTTGACACTCCGTGGCGTCCATGGATGGGTTGTCTCATACAGGAAGTGAGGATGCCGGggacattttagtcaaactgtCCTTAAACCTGTTTTAATACGACTTTATGTACAAAAAACCAACAATGAATGTATTTAATGAAAACGTTTCAGTCTGTGTAACTGAATCATAACGAGGCTCTTTATCGGCCttttggatgaaaacatttattttccttaaacCATATTtacatctatttatttttctttaagctttatgATTTTAAACGGATCTCTGCTCCGTTCTGTTTGTGAAGAaaactgcagcgttttgggTTTTTAGAGGATGTTTGTAGgaattcattttttcttttgtcaaagctgtgtgtgaagccttgatgtgagacggtttgtcctgtttgtcctcGTCTCTTTCTGATGTCGGAGGCGGGCGGGGGTTCGTCCTTGGAGGTGATCGCTGGTTTGAAGCTTAAATGTAGATCACAACTTTCCACGTGAGCGAGTGTCCTCTGGCTGAAGCCTGTTTCAATACagaataaacagattattttaaggAGAACGCCAACATGTCTGCTGTTATTaaggtttctgtgtttcagatcatcgggttctttctttgtcttttaaagtttgatgaaGATGGTGgtcctgatttatttattgtgtgacctccgtctgtctgcctgtctgtctctgtctgtgtgtctgtctctctctctctctctctgtctgtNNNNNNNNNNNNNNNNNNNNNNNNNNNNNNNNNNNNNNNNNNNNNNNNNNNNNNNNNNNNNNNNNNNNNNNNNNNNNNNNNNNNNNNNNNNNNNNNNNNNNNNNNNNNNNNNNNNNNNNNNNNNNNNNNNNNNNNNNNNNNNNNNNNNNNNNNNNNNNNNNNNNNNNNNNNNNNNNNNNNNNNNNNNNNNNNNNNNNNNNNNNNNNNNNNNNNNNNNNNNNNNNNNNNNNNNNNNNNNNNNNNNNNNNNNNNNNNNNNNNNNNNNNNNNNNNNNNNNNNNNNNNNNNNNNNNNNNNNNNNNNNNNNNNNNNNNNNNNNNNNNNNNNNNNNNNNNNNNNNNNNNNNNNNNNNNNNNNNNNNNNNNNNNNNNNNNNNNNNNNNNNNNNNNNNNNNNNNNNNNNNNNNNNNNNNNNNNNNNNNNNNNNNNNNNNNNNNNNNNNNNNNNNNNNNNNNNNNNNNNNNNNNNNNNNNNNNNNNNNNNNNNNNNNNNNNNNNNNNNNNNNNNNNNNNNNNNNNNNNNNNNNNNNNNNNNNNNNNNNNNNNNNNNNNNNNNNNNNNNNNNNNNNNNNNNNNNNNNNNNNNNNNNNNNNNNNNNNNNNNNNNNNNNNNNNNNNNNNNNNNNNNNNNNNNNNNNNNNNNNNNNNNNNNNNNNNNNNNNNNNNNNNNNNNNNNNNNNNNNNNNNNNNNNNNNNNNNNNNNNNNNNNNNNNNNNNNNNNNNNNNNNNNNNNNNNNNNNNNNNNNNNNNNNNNNNNNNNNNNNNNNNNNNNNNNNNNNNNNNNNNNNNNNNNNNNNNNNNNNNNNNNNNNNNNNNNNNNNNNNNNNNNNNNNNNNNNNNNNNNNNNNNNNNNNNNNNNNNNNNNNNNNNNNNNNNNNNNNNNNNNNNNNNNNNNNNNNNNNNNNNNNNNNNNNNNNNNNNNNNNNNNNNNNNNNNNNNNNNNNNNNNNNNNNNNNNNNNNNNNNNNNNNNNNNNNNNNNNNNNNNNNNNNNNNNNNNNNNNNNNNNNNNNNNNNNNNNNNNNNNNNNNNNNNNNNNNNNNNNNNNNNNNNNNNNNNNNNNNNNNNNNNNNNNNNNNNNNNNNNNNNNNNNNNNNNNNNNNNNNNNNNNNNNNNNNNNNNNNNNNNNNNNNNNNNNNNNNNNNNNNNNNNNNNNNNNNNNNNNNNNNNNNNNNNNNNNNNNNNNNNNNNNNNNNNNNNNNNNNNNNNNNNNNNNNNNNNNNNNNNNNNNNNNNNNNNNNNNNNNNNNNNNNNNNNNNNNNNNNNNNNNNNNNNNNNNNNNNNNNNNNNNNNNNNNNNNNNNNNNNNNNNNNNNNNNNNNNNNNNNNNNNNNNNNNNNNNNNNNNNNNNNNNNNNNNNNNNNNNNNNNNNNNNNNNNNNNNNNNNNNNNNNNNNNNNNNNNNNNNNNNNNNNNNNNNNNNNNNNNNNNNNNNNNNNNNNNNNNNNNNNNNNNNNNNNNNNNNNNNNNNNNNNNNNNNNNNNNNNNNNNNNNNNNNNNNNNNNNNNNNNNNNNNNNNNNNNNNNNNNNNNNNNNNNNNNNNNNNNNNNNNNNNNNNNNNNNNNNNNNNNNNNNNNNNNNNNNNNNNNNNNNNNNNNNNNNNNNNNNNNNNNNNNNNNNNNNNNNNNNNNNNNNNNNNNNNNNNNNNNNNNcctgtctgcctgcctgtctctctctctctgtctgtctgtctctctctctgcctgtctgtctctctgtatctctctgcctgtttgtctgtctgtctgtctctctgtctgtctgtctgtctgtctctctgtctgcctgtctgcctgcctgtctctctctgtctgtctgtctgtctctctctttgtctgtctctctctctctgtctgtctgtctgtctctctgtctgtctggaaacatcaaacatggaaGAAGAGtttagattttggtggtgatcgggtcaaaggtcactgatcagcccatgctctaactctgcagctggacacttcatgggtcaagggtgatccctattgatttcaaggtgacagggtcaaaggtcaacatcacaacTGACCTggtgctctgactctgcagcagAGTAATGTAaggatgtcaaactgcacagctggacacctcatgggtcaaaggtgatgcctgttgatttctaggttcatggggtcaaaggtcaaaggtaacCCCTTCGTTAAAAActcgtctctgctcctacatgtgaccttttagtgtccgttggtttgtctgtctgtcagcaaagatcaggtaaaaactaaagaacagatctgCATGCAGTTCAGGAAAttctggtgctgatccagattatgatccagattatgatccagatccTGCTTCtggtttacaaatattttcatcataGAAAAATCTAATATATGATTTAATTCCTACAGAGACATTCTTCTGTTTGAAATCTTTGTTAGCTTGctctgtttttagcttcttagcttttagctaatgttttgcttcttttagctctttaATAGAGTATTTAAATTGAACCTTGTGCAgctctttgtctttaaaatgtgctaCAGAAATGAACTTTAACTGATTACCTACCGAACGTCAAGCTTTCAGCTCACAGGAAGAAATCCTAACATCAGCCTTCACTCAGGTGTCGGTGGGTTTTTACCTGAACTTTGTCTTCATCAGATATGAAAAGTAAACATCTATAAAGTCCCGATTCATCAGGAAACACCCAAACTTTAATCTGCCAGCTTTTCTTCTCTGAAGGATTGATGTTTCTGTCACCGCCTCACGTGTTTAGTTTATCAAACGTTCCCTGAACTAACCTGCCGTCTCAATAAAGAGTGTTTGCCAAAGAAGAAAATCTGGATGGTTTCCTGAGCCGAGGATAAAGgctgattgtttctttttgtcagagTCGTTAATCAGAAGGGTGTGGAGCTGCTGGTGTTAGCTTAGCTGCTGGTTTTCATCACCTGAGAGGAGAAATATCACAACTTTTACTGGTTTATAACAAACTTTCAAACTTTGCACAGATGTGGAAAACATCTGGCTGCAGCTGATTGTGAGGATCAAAAAtcaggatattctgatgaattcatctgtagctaaaaaaaaatctgaattgacTGCTGACATTGAATTAGAATAAATTAACtgaactagaagctaaaatatgttaccaaacagtagctaaaagctaaaattagctgaagaagacagaaatggaGCCAACATGTTGAAGAGAACAGACttatgaagaaaatgttttgtataTCAAGTTAAATAGTTCAAAGTGTAAAAGTTCCTGATGGAGCTAAACATTCGATGGTTAAAGAAATGGatctgagatgtttttattttataactttgATGAGAAATAAACCCTTGTTGCTGCTCCACACACGCCGTCCCTTCAGCTGAGGGCCACTCCTCTGCAGGGCCAAAGGTTCAGTTCCTCCAAAGCAAACATCCCGGAGCTTTCTGGGTTTggtctcctccctcctcacctgTAAAAGGTGAGATGTCCAGCAGGGATCGGGGTTTCGTCTCgtctccagctgctgccatgtttgttgCTCCTGCAGGATATCAGCCCGTTTACCACCCAGTAAGTACCTGCTCAGGATTGAGTCACCGGCTGCTCCTGTATTAATactttattgtgttaaaatgatgCTGTCAGCGTTTAGACTCATTCTGTCCTCAAACAGCGACTGGTTTGTTAGTTTATGTTGAATTCAGTGAATGATTTCTGTGCAGAATATTCCTTATCTTGGTCCCATTAATGGGGGTCTGAGGGACGGGGTGTCCATCTACATCCAGGGCGCCACGCCTAAAGACATCACCAGGTGATTTCATAAAATcctaatttttcttctttaaaacgATCCCTGATCACAGCAGAGGAGAAGTTTTATCTCTAACTCGTGGTTTAAACGTGTATGTTGAGAGGTTTATGTTTAATGATTTCAACTAAAAGGGATTAAAgagttaaaagattttaaattctaaattTTGGAGCTGAATTTCCACTGAACAATGTGAAAAGGTGTCATCCGTTACAAAGACTGacatattttttacatattttaaaagatttgagaTGAAacttggtcctcgagggccaccgtcctgcaagttttccttgttcctctgctccagcttacctgatctgaatcagtggatgattaacaggcttctgcagaacatgaagaggtgatttaatcatgaatcaggtgtgttggagcagggaaacaggtaAATCATATAGGATAGTGGCCTtcaaggaccaggactgccccacccctgatttagagttaccagtgaacctaacctgcacgttttttggtctgtggggggaaaccggagtaaagcacagggagaacatgtaaactccacccagaaaggctccagggcgggaagcaaacctgcaaccttctctCTGGGAGGCGACAGTTTTAAACACCTACCAAGAAAACTCgatttgttttaaagggatGGTCCCACCAGATACTGCACCTGTTTTAAAGGTTCAGTTTGGTGAAACTTTTTATCTTTACTGTAAACCTGTCACCTCTGAGAACATGGAGGTCCACCTTGTGTAATCTCACCTTTTATCGCCCATCTGCCtctttaattcatgtaaatgtttCTCAGGTTGTTAACAGAGCACACAGAGGAAGGcagcttctctttttattaCATCCTTTGGTTTTTCTGCGCTCCGCCCGCTCTGTTTACTCTTCCTCAGTTTAGTCTCCAAACGAACTCATCGGGTGCTCTGACGTCGGGTCTCACAGGTTCTTCATCAACCTCCTCTGTGGAGACTCAGAGTCCAGCGACATCGCGCTGCACTTCAACCCTCGCTTCGACGGCTGGGACAAAGTGGTTTTCAACTCCCGTCAGGATGGGTCCTGGGGGTCGGAGGAGAAGATCCGCAGCATGCCCTTCTCCAAGGGCAAGACCTTTGAAATGGTCGTCACGATCAGCTCGCAGGGATACCAGgttccaacacacacacgcacacacacacacacacactaagtgGGATGATGTTGTTTAAGCTGTCATCATCACCCGGCGTGTCTCTGCTGTAGGACTGATGGTTTTACCTCAAATCCTCCCAGAGGGCaaaggtcacacacccaaactctcattgacctCCATTGGAGTCGAATCTTCTAAACTTGTCATATCTTCTAcataaaacaccacaaacacatcaaatatGACCTGAGTTGACCCGACGCTTCTGTCACTTCCAGGTCAGGAGCGTTCTCAACACAATTTCTAGTTTTCACGCAgcgactgtttgaggcttactttttactccgCGTTCCTGTCCTCCTAAAAGCCACAGACCCAaatgtgtggttaccatggtacCACATGCCACCTTTGATCTTGGACCTCTTTAATCTACATCTACAGATTGTACCTCAAAACCGCGGCCATTTTGTCACCTTAGgttgttacaaaataaaagtctgaacttCCTGTTGGGCTTTAGAGAAGGAAGCTGATGGATGTTGGAGTTTCAACATTTATCCCCAGATTTTCCAGATTTCTGAATTGTAAAGAGGAAGTAAGAGAATCCTCCTCTGTAGTTTGGATCTGGGTAACTGATGTTTGACTGATTCTGTTTCAGATTAAAGTCAACGGGAAGGACTTCTTCACGTTTCCGCACCGTATGCCTGTGGAGCGAGTTCGTTCCATCCAGGTTTCAGGAGATGTTTCCATCCAAACGATTAACATCATGGGGGTGAGTCCTGAAGCCTGAAGCTCCTAAATGAGTGAGGGAATAAATCTAAAAGCAGATTTCAGTTTGAGAAGATGTTTCTCTCTTTGGTGTTTATGGTCAGTTTATcctgaaaacactgaataatttgttttgaattcaTATCCAGGGTGGCTGTCATGGTGGCGTAGGAGGAGGAATTGGAGTGAGTCCAACCTAgttgttttcaaaagttttaaatctaaaataaaacccttcCACATATTTACATGCTCACCCCGTTCCAACAGGGAGGATATCCAGGAGGTGACATGGGGGTGAACACATACTTCCTTTTTTCAAATGAAGccacatttatttactgtacaATAATCTGATAAATGGGCCTGAAACTTGTGCTTCTCTGCAGGGAGGATATCCAGGATGCCCCGGAGGCAACATCGGggtaaaaaatactttaaccaGTCAGGCTTTTTAATGGTAAAACGACACTAAACACTGATAAATGTTTCCAAACAGGGAGGATTTCCAGGATCACATCTGCCGGTAAACTCTCAGCTCAGTGACATCTTTATCTCcacacttttttctgtttatttaattttattttctatctgTGAATCTGGTTGTAGGGGATGGATGGACAACCAGTCTACAACCCGGtaagtaaaacatgttttctacttattttgctgtttaaatcattggttcccaaacttttcagatctgacccacaaaaaaaatcagcaactAAGATTTAAGAGATCAACTATCTCTGGTTAAAGTGAACAAATgatgtcaaaaaacaaaaacaaataaataatctcAGCCTAAACATTCGTTATCAAATCAGTTAATGTTAAATGAAGTAaaaggttgttttctgtgttttaagcCTGTGCCGTACCGCAATATGATCCCAGGAGGGATGTACCCTAAGAGGACCATCATCATCAGAGGCATGGTTCCTTATGGAGccaccaggtgtgtgtgtgtgtgtgtgtgtgtgtgagagctgaaATCATTGCATCAAACGACAGCTGACACACACCTTCTGTTGCAGAATGGGGTTCAACTTTGTGGTGAGTCGATCCCAAGACATCGCCTTCCACATGAACCCCAGAGTGAAGGAAGGCGTCGTGGTGAGAAACAGCCGGACTGGAGGGAAGTGGGGCACCGAGGACCGAGAGCTCAGCAAGAACCCCTTCATGGAGGGACAGTACTTTGATGTAAGAGACGTTCCCATCCAGTTTTAGGTTGGTTTGGATGGTTTCTTTGTCCCTGTAGGTACCAGGTACGTACCAGGTACCTGTGAccaccaggctgtattatgaagtgaaCATATGTACCCTGTACTCACAAGGGTACTGGTTAAGTACCagataagtaccaggtacgCACCCTGTAAGTATAAGGCAACAAGTACCAAGTATGTAACATACCTGTTAGTCCCAGGTAGGATCTGTGTCACGTCTTGCTCCGGTTTTCTCTGTGGTTGAGTTTCTGGTTTGTCCTCAGATGTCGATTCGTTGTGGGAACCAGAAGTTTAAGGTGTTCGTGAACGAGCAGCATCTGTTCGACTTCTCCCACCGAACATCCTTCTGTGAGATCGACAAGCTGGAGATCGAAGGCGACGTTCAGATCTCCTACATCCAATTCTGATTCCTCGCACCACTCTGCATCTTAACTCGTCGAATAAACCTGTCAACAAGATGTCTGATTAAATAAGAATAAAGCTGCCTGAAGGGCTCACAAAAGGAGGTGCTGttgaattttctttatttcttttgcgAAAATATTGTAGAAACTGTATAAAAATGCTTACAAATCATGGCTGTGACCATAAAAAGgcagttataaaacaatattcccttaaaaagaatataaaacacCAAGAGAgacacagtaaaaacacattattatttataaaatgtaaaaatactggCTCTTTGAAGGCACTTGGTAAAGATGTGAAATTCTTCAATTTAAGGCTGATCTGacttaaatcataaaaatgagaATTTCAGTTCTTGCTGAAAGATGTTTTGGAAAAATGAGGAGTTTCTTCAGCACCATTTTCTGTAATTCACCACGTAAACAACAGTACCGAAGGCtggtcaacaaaaacaaactttatctttacatggaaatgttttttttatgtacctCTGATGCTTACAAAGAAACACAGCACTTTTTCTGCTCCCCAAACTAAAACCAActatttacacacaaacaaacagaaaatataagtGCACGCTTGTTGCAAAGTTCCAGCTGGTGACTTGGTTCCAGCTGCCGCGTTTTCCTCCTCGACGTTCCCGGATCTGATCCCGTTTACTCCCAGGACCAGAGAGGAACGATGCTTTCACATCAGGATTCCCAACTTCTGCTTAtttacagacaaaaacctgGAGGATCTGTTTTCGCCCAGGCTTTGTTCTCTGGCGTTTCGATGAGGAGCTTCAGCAGAATTTaccaaataaagtcaaaaacgcaaaaaaatatataattcataaacaactgtataaaaaaaaaaattagtgcAAAGttgtacaaacacaaaaatcagcataaaaacccaaaatgtgGAATAACACTGTGCTTGAGATAAAAGCAAACTCATTGTTTTTCCTGTACCTCTTTTATCCGGACCTTTATGAATTAAACAGAACCTTCAGATCCAGATTTAGTCTCCGGTTCTTCAGTTTGGACACAGAAATCAGTAAATCTCTCAACGCAGAACTAAAAGGACTCCAGGAGTTCATGGACTCAGGTTTTTAATTCTCCATCATtagttttctttgatttattttgcttttgggAAAACTTTCCAGATTTTCTGAAAGAcgacttttaccttttttttctgcaatgaaACATTCTTGAAGTTCTGTAACGCATCGGGAGCATCTGATACACttcatggggggaaaaaaaggcttttggtgtttttaaaaagttaaaagtttatcCTAAAATGAATCTTAAAGAGAGACGCTTTGTTCCGTCTGTGGCAGTGTCGGAGCTGGTTACAGGTTTGAAACGAGATTAGTTTTTGTAGCTTAATCCCCCTCCAGGATGGAGTTAGTaggaaatgttttattgctAAAGAGACTCAGGTCCTGTTCACACCTGGCACTAAAAGCCATCGTCAGGTCTGAACGGCCTCGATGAGCTCTGACGGTGTATTCGCTCAGATCAACCTCCCGAGGTGGTTTGATAGTCTGAACATAATCCGTCCTGAGCCGAGCTGTCGGACCTACTGAACTGACCGGACCCCGAATGAGCAGAACAGCTGTTTCCAGGATgttttggggtaaaaaaaaaaaaaaaaaaagcctcagctGATCGTAATTCAAAGATGTTTAAACAGATATCCGTGGAAATTGTTTATCAGACTGAATcctaataaaaatgtctggatTGTATTAATCAGAGTGGATCTCAGGATGTTGTATGGAGgagtttctcttcagtttaagttcgctctgattgtttttgggcCCGCAGTGGTCACTGTAACCTATAATATACAATCTGAGCAGCGTTAAACTTTCTAATATTCACCTAATTAAAGTCAGAGCTGATGCTTtaactgtggttttattttacaggttaAAGCTTCATTCTTTGACGCTTTAAGTCAATAATAATTTATTCCTCACATGTCGTGTCTGTTTTAAGTAATAAGGCTCATTAAGAGTGTTAAAATGTGACTCAGATGGATCTGAACCGTGTCAGTGTTAAAAACAATCATATAGTTCAGATACCTGAATGTGTGTCTGCATACAGAGCAGGTCGCTGACATCACATTTacctgccaggtgtgaacgctcCCAATCAGAGCTGATCG encodes the following:
- the LOC108244677 gene encoding galectin-4; the encoded protein is MSSRDRGFVSSPAAAMFVAPAGYQPVYHPNIPYLGPINGGLRDGVSIYIQGATPKDITRFFINLLCGDSESSDIALHFNPRFDGWDKVVFNSRQDGSWGSEEKIRSMPFSKGKTFEMVVTISSQGYQIKVNGKDFFTFPHRMPVERVRSIQVSGDVSIQTINIMGGGCHGGVGGGIGGGYPGGDMGGGYPGCPGGNIGGGFPGSHLPGMDGQPVYNPPVPYRNMIPGGMYPKRTIIIRGMVPYGATRMGFNFVVSRSQDIAFHMNPRVKEGVVVRNSRTGGKWGTEDRELSKNPFMEGQYFDMSIRCGNQKFKVFVNEQHLFDFSHRTSFCEIDKLEIEGDVQISYIQF